The sequence AAAAAAATAGGGCTTATTCCACTTGCACCTTTTCTTTACCTTCTGCCTCTTCAATCTTCTTTAATTCAGAAAGAAGGAATTTCTTATACTTCTCCTTCTCCTCCTTTCCCATCTTGTCAAGGTTGTCGCTCAACATCACTCCCATTGATGTTACCCTATCCAGTATATCCAACGCCAAGAACTTACCCACGTTGCCTATACGCATCAATACATCCAATTGTTTCTTTATTACGTCTTGTATCGAACTTAGATAGTTGAGCATTTCAGTACCTTTCCTAGTTATTGTGTACTTTCCGTTGGCATTCTCTTCAATCAATCCCTCCTGTAGCAACCTGCCTAACAGGGGGTAAACCAATCCCGGCGATGGTTTCCACATGCCGTTACTTTCCTTGGAGGCTGATTCTATGATCTCCTTTCCGGTCATTGCTTGATCCTTGAGCAAACTCAAGACGTAGAATCGGGAAAAACCCCTTGGAACGGCGCTTCCAACCCTCTGAAGCCAACTTGCTATCATATGTATCACAGGCAATATCACCAGAGATATATTTAAGCTTTCTTGTTCCCCATAAGGTGTACAAAGGCTTCATATTGAGAAATCAGCATGTTGCGCCAGAATGATAGATTAACTATAATATACTGTAGCAAGATACGTGAGCCGTCTTGGCAGATATAATTGAACATGATGTAATTATAGTTGGATCTGGTCTGGCTGGACTTAGAGCCGCCATTGAAGCCGCTAGAACCGCTAAGAAACTGAGCGTAGCTGTAATATCAAAAGTACAGGTCATGCGTTCCCATTCGGTATCAGCTGAAGGAGGTACAGCAGCGGTTCTTTATGAAGAAGATGGTGACAATTTCGAATCTCATATATATGATACCATAAAGGGAAGCGATTTCCTCGCAGACCAGGACACTGTTGAACGTCTCGTTGGTACCATGCCAAGTGAGATTTACCAGCTGGAACACTGGGGTATGCCATGGTCAAGACGGGAAGATGGAAGGATCGGTCAACGATGGTTCGGCGGTTACAGCTACCCAAGAGCAACATTTGCGCAGGATAAAGTTGGATTTTACGAAATGCAAACACTTTATGATACCGCATTAAAGTATGATAATATCAATTTTTATAATGAATGGTTTGTAACATCAATACTCCATAACGATCAACAGTTCAAGGGGTTAACGGCAATAGAGATCAAGAGTGGAAATTTTAACATATTCAAAGGGAAGGCGTGTATAATAGCGTCTGGAGGAGCAGGGAGAATATACTCCTTTGCAACATACGCATTATCATCAACTCCTGATGGTATTGATACTGCCTATCGTGCAGGTTTGGCATTGAAGGATATGGAGTTTGTTCAGTTCCATCCGACAGGTATTCTGCCATCCGGCATATTGATAACCGAGGGTGCAAGAGGGGAAGGTGGGCATTTGATCAATAATGAAGGGGCACGTTTCATGCAAAAGTACGCTCCAAATAAGTTGGAACTCGCCTCTAGG is a genomic window of Nitrososphaerales archaeon containing:
- a CDS encoding PadR family transcriptional regulator — its product is MIASWLQRVGSAVPRGFSRFYVLSLLKDQAMTGKEIIESASKESNGMWKPSPGLVYPLLGRLLQEGLIEENANGKYTITRKGTEMLNYLSSIQDVIKKQLDVLMRIGNVGKFLALDILDRVTSMGVMLSDNLDKMGKEEKEKYKKFLLSELKKIEEAEGKEKVQVE